The following nucleotide sequence is from Candidatus Methylomirabilis sp..
CGTCTGATCGGTCCCCGCCAGGTTGAGATAGACCAGGTCGGGCTTGATGGCGCGGAGCTTGAGGATGTAGGAGCTGTAGTCCAGGGACCCGGTGGGGACCATGTCGTTGCCCAGGTTCGTCCCGCCGTGCTCGCTCAGAAACTTGGAGGAGACCCGGTAGAGGTCGTGGCCGAAGGCATAATCGGCCGTGAGGAAGTACCAGCGCCCCCCCTTGATCTTCCCCTGCCGTTCCTGCCAGCGTCCGATCGTCTTGGTGTACATCGTGTTGCAGCCCTCGACGTGGAACAGGTACCGCTGGCAGCGCGCCCCCCGGCCCTCGTCGGAGTTCCAGCCGGTGTTGACATAGAGGATCTTCGCCCGCTGGGCGACCTCGCTGATCGCCAGCCCCGAGGCCGAGGAAATCTCGCCGATCAGGAAGTGGACCTGGTCCCGCTCGATGAGCTTCTGCGCCTTCGTCACCGCCACCCCCGGGTTCGGGGTGTCTTCCGAGATCAGCTCCACCTTCCGTCCGAGCACGCCCCCCCGGGCGTTGGCCTCGTCCACCGCCAACTGGGCGGCCATGAACCCGTACGCGCCGAGCTGGCCCAGGAAGCCCGTGCGCGGCGTCAGGTGGCCCACCTTGATCGTGTCCTGCGCGCGGAGGATGGCCGGGAACCCGAGGGTGCCGACGGCCGCGCCCGCGCCCGCCTTGAGAAACTCCCGCCTGCCGATCCTGGTCATGGGGGCTCTCCTCTCTGGGGGGAAGGCCGTTGGTCCGAATCCGCTCTCGGGGGCGGAAATCCCGGGCCGCCGGTTGGGGGGAGGGGACGGCCCGGGCGCGCGTGACCCGGACGCTATCCCCAGGGGGCCGGCGCTGTCAAGGTTTCTCGGCGCGCCTGGTCGGCCTAGCGCTTCAGCTCCACCCGCCGCCCCTCCTCGGCCGAGACGTAGGCGGCGTAGATCACCTCCACCGTCTCGTGGGCGAGCAGGGCGCCGGAGAGGGGCTCGCGGCGCTCCCGGACGGCGTCCACGAAGTCCTCCATCTCCTGTGAATAGCCGCGCATCCAGTCCTCGTCCGGGCTCGGGAACTGCCACCCGGCCTTGGTCTCCACCTTCTCGGCGATGTACTCGTCGCCCCAGACCTTTGCGTCCGGGGCGTAGACCACCAGGCTCGTGTTGGGATTGATGTTCACCTGGACCACGCTGTTCGACAGGTAGGCGGTCACGAGGTTCTTCACGCCGCCCAGGCTCACGTCGGTGGACAGGACCGTCGCCTTGGTCCCGTCCTCGAAGGTGAGGATCGCGGCGGACCAGTCCTCCACGTCCTCCCAGTCCTGAACCATCCACTTGCGCGGCTCCCGCCGGAACGCTTCGGTCTTGGTGAGGTTCGCGATATCGCCCAGGACCGCCTTCGTCCGGATCGGCCGTCCCTGCGTGAGCTGCCCCTCGAAGTGCTTCAGGTGGATCACCGCCCCGATGGGGTGCGAGCCGTTCCGAAGCAGTGAGCCCCCGCCCGAGGTGGCCCACCGGCGGGAGTAGGTCGCGTGGGAGCCGGAATGGCTCACCTCCGCCCGGAGGTCCAGGAGAGCACCCCCGCTCGCTTGCATGAGGCGCCGGAGCCTGGCGACCGGCGGGGCGTAGACGAAGTTCTCGGCGTAGCAGAGGGTCACGCGGTTCCTGCGGCACGCCTCCAGCACGGCGTCGGCGTTCCGGAGGGCGCCCTCGAGCATCGTCTGGCGCGGCACCGTCTCGCCGATGGAGCCCTCGCCGAAGTAGCCGGTGAGCGGCTTCTCGCAGATGACGTGCTTGCCCGCGTTGGCCGCATCAATGGCCATCGTGTGGTGGAGGTTAGTCGGGAGCACCAGGTCCACCAGGTGGACGTCCTTCCGCTCCAGGAGGGCCCGGTGGTCGGTGTACACATGAGGGACGTTGAACGTGCGGGCGAAGGCCTCCCCGTTCTCCCGCGTCCTGGAGCAGACGGCGACGATCTCGCACTTGCTCCCCCGCAGTTTGCTCAGGGCGTGGGCGTGCAATTGGGCGGCGAACCGCGACCCGATGATCCCGATGCCGACGGTCTCCATGACGGGGGCTCCTTGCCGGCCTCGGCAGCGACGGCCGGCGGCAGAGGGAGCATAGACGAAGACCCTCCCGCGGAGCAAGGGGCAGGCTCCCCCCGGCCACCGGGACTTGCGCCCCGCGGAGCAATCTGGGAAAATACTGGGCATCATGGCGGAGACCCTCCTCGACAAGGTCTGGCGCGCCCACACGGTTCGGACGCTCCCCTCGGGGCAGACGCAGCTCCTCATCGGCCTGCACCTCGTCCACGAGGTGACGAGCCCGCAGGCCTTCCAGATGCTCCGGGAGGCGAGCCTGAAGGTCCGCTCCCCCGACAGGACCTTCGCCACCATTGACCACATCGTCCCCACCGCCTCCCAGCGCCGCCCCTTCGGGGACGTCCTGGCCGAGGAGATGACCGTCCACCTGGTCCGGAACTGCAAGGCGTTCGGCATCCCCCTCTTCGACCTGGACAGCGGGCGGCAGGGCATCGTCCACGTCATCGGACCCGAGCTGGGCCTGACCCAGCCCGGCATGACGATCGCCTGTGGCGACAGCCACACCTCCACCCACGGGGCGCTCGGCGCGCTCGCCTTCGGCGTCGGAACCAGCCAGGTCCGGGACGTCCTGGCCACCCAGTGCCTGGCGCTCTCCAAGCCGAAGGCCCGGCAGATCCGCGTGGAGGGCCGGCTGGCGCGCGGCGTGTACGCCAAGGACGTGATCCTGGCGATCATCCAGCGGCTGGGGGTCAAGGGGGGCGTGGGCTACGCCTACGAGTACGCCGGGTCGGTGGTCGAGGCGATGTCCATGGAGGAGCGCCTCACCGTCTGCAACATGAGCGTCGAGGCGGGCGCGCGGGTCGGCTACGTGAATCCCGACGCGACGACCTTCGCCTACGTCAAGGGGCGGCCCTTCGCGCCGCAGGGCCCGGCCATGGACCGCGCGGTGGCCTGGTGGAGGAGCATGGCGACCGATCCGGGCGCGCCCTTCGATGACGTGGTCCGGTTGGACGGCGGGGAGATCCCGCCCGTGGTCACCTGGGGGATCAACCCGGGCCAGTCGGTCGGGGTGAACGAGCGCATCCCGGATCCGGCCGCGGCCCCCGAGGCGGACCGGGCGGCCTGGGCCGAGGCGCTGGCCTTCATGGACTTCACGCCCGGGCGGCCGATCGCGGGGACGCCCATCAACGTGGCCTTCATCGGCTCCTGCACGAACGCGCGGCTCTCGGACCTGCGGGCGGCGGCCGAGGTCGCCCGCGGGCGGAAGGTGGCCGAGGGGGTCCGCGCCCTGGTGGTCCCGGGGTCGCAGGCGGTGGCGGCCGCGGCCGAGGCCGAGGGACTCCACGACATCTTCCTGGGGGCCGGGTTCGAGTGGCGCAAGGCCGGCTGCTCCCTGTGCCTGGGGATGAACGAGGATAAGCTCAAGGGCCGGGAAATCTGCGCCTCCTCCAGCAACCGGAACTTCAAGGGGCGCCAGGGGAGCCCCACCGGGCGAACGCTCCTCATGAGCCCGGCCATGGTGGCGGCGGCGGCCATCGCAGGCGCGGTCACCGACGTGCGGGAGCTG
It contains:
- a CDS encoding ABC transporter substrate-binding protein, translated to MTRIGRREFLKAGAGAAVGTLGFPAILRAQDTIKVGHLTPRTGFLGQLGAYGFMAAQLAVDEANARGGVLGRKVELISEDTPNPGVAVTKAQKLIERDQVHFLIGEISSASGLAISEVAQRAKILYVNTGWNSDEGRGARCQRYLFHVEGCNTMYTKTIGRWQERQGKIKGGRWYFLTADYAFGHDLYRVSSKFLSEHGGTNLGNDMVPTGSLDYSSYILKLRAIKPDLVYLNLAGTDQTTFLKQYREFGSPFPLAGGVMDTVPFWAAGIDALTGYWQSLWYHDLKEPGSPEFTKRFSERNGKPPDNQAWGEYVGIRILLQAIAEAKSTRSQDLVAHLEKGAKFDILKGREAWFRDWDHQLLQTMYVVRVKDKAKAKDQWDIFEIVEAQPAKGESYELIQPTKAENPCPMPAL
- a CDS encoding Gfo/Idh/MocA family oxidoreductase, whose protein sequence is METVGIGIIGSRFAAQLHAHALSKLRGSKCEIVAVCSRTRENGEAFARTFNVPHVYTDHRALLERKDVHLVDLVLPTNLHHTMAIDAANAGKHVICEKPLTGYFGEGSIGETVPRQTMLEGALRNADAVLEACRRNRVTLCYAENFVYAPPVARLRRLMQASGGALLDLRAEVSHSGSHATYSRRWATSGGGSLLRNGSHPIGAVIHLKHFEGQLTQGRPIRTKAVLGDIANLTKTEAFRREPRKWMVQDWEDVEDWSAAILTFEDGTKATVLSTDVSLGGVKNLVTAYLSNSVVQVNINPNTSLVVYAPDAKVWGDEYIAEKVETKAGWQFPSPDEDWMRGYSQEMEDFVDAVRERREPLSGALLAHETVEVIYAAYVSAEEGRRVELKR
- the leuC gene encoding 3-isopropylmalate dehydratase large subunit, which encodes MMAETLLDKVWRAHTVRTLPSGQTQLLIGLHLVHEVTSPQAFQMLREASLKVRSPDRTFATIDHIVPTASQRRPFGDVLAEEMTVHLVRNCKAFGIPLFDLDSGRQGIVHVIGPELGLTQPGMTIACGDSHTSTHGALGALAFGVGTSQVRDVLATQCLALSKPKARQIRVEGRLARGVYAKDVILAIIQRLGVKGGVGYAYEYAGSVVEAMSMEERLTVCNMSVEAGARVGYVNPDATTFAYVKGRPFAPQGPAMDRAVAWWRSMATDPGAPFDDVVRLDGGEIPPVVTWGINPGQSVGVNERIPDPAAAPEADRAAWAEALAFMDFTPGRPIAGTPINVAFIGSCTNARLSDLRAAAEVARGRKVAEGVRALVVPGSQAVAAAAEAEGLHDIFLGAGFEWRKAGCSLCLGMNEDKLKGREICASSSNRNFKGRQGSPTGRTLLMSPAMVAAAAIAGAVTDVRELLR